In Trifolium pratense cultivar HEN17-A07 linkage group LG7, ARS_RC_1.1, whole genome shotgun sequence, a genomic segment contains:
- the LOC123894277 gene encoding protein SOB FIVE-LIKE 5-like isoform X1 produces MDMSNYSQYNSESESGWTNYLDHSSFSEQHFNRKNGKVDYEATMEEEEEEEEEDLSMVSDASSGPPNYHVEEDYQQPYCVNWNSSTSKKKVKEFGRKSQHSSQSLLDDTASSPVFNYPKKKINFSENGVVENTLDSSPSFSATRTKRKTKFQKHSSFLEHSRGGKQASQEPGGFDDEERK; encoded by the exons atggatATGTCAAATTATTCACAATACAATAGTGAAAGTGAATCTGGTTGGACTAATTACTTGGACCATTCATCTTTTTCTGAACAACATTTCAATAGGAAAAATGGAAAAGTTGATTATGAAGCAACAatggaagaagaggaagaagaagaagaagaagatttatCCATGGTTTCTGATGCTTCTTCTGGACCTCCAAACTATCATGTAGAAGAAGATTATCAACAACCTTATTGTGTAAATTGGAATTCTTCAACTTCCAAAAAGAAGGTCAAAGAATTTGGTAGAAAAAGTCAACACTCTTCACAATCACTTCTTGATGATACTGCTAGTTCCCCTGTTTTTAACTATCCTAAG AAGAAAATCAATTTCTCAGAAAATGGAGTAGTGGAAAATACACTTGATTCTTCCCCTTCTTTCTCTGCAACAAGAACAAAG AGAAAGACTAAATTCCAGAAGCATTCAAGTTTCTTAGAGCATTCTCGTGGTGGAAAACAAGCTTCACAGGAACCAG GTGGTTTTGATGATGAAGAAAGGAAATGA
- the LOC123895769 gene encoding putative nucleobase-ascorbate transporter 10, which translates to MTQNEGGDGGNGNNAGGGGGDGNKKSQPKDVKQEQQPVAHPAKEQLPGVQYCINSPPPWPEALLLGFQHYVLTLGMTVLIPTIVVPQMGGSNVEKAKVIQSTLFVSGISTLLQCLFGTRLPTVVVGSYTYLIPIMSVVQASRYNSYTDPYERFTKTIRGIQGAMIISGCFQMLIGFLGLWRNAVRFLSPLCVVPYVTFTGLGLYHLGFPMLASCVEVGLPALILMVFISQYLHRYISTGKPTFDRFAVLFSIAIAWLFAQLLTSSTAYNNKPEVTQNSCRTDRAGLISSAKWVYFPLPFQWGSPTFNYGDTFAMLTASFVSLFESTGTFYATARYGSATPVPPSVISRGTGWLGVASFFNGMFGSVTGSAASVENAGLLALTKVGSRRVIQISAGFMIFFSVFGKFGAFFASIPLPIMAALYCVFFGYVSSAGLGFLQFCNLNSFRTKFILGLSFFLGVSIPQYFTEYYQVKLDHAGPRWLNDIMTVIFASHTMVAALVAFILDLTLSREDDAARVDSGLKWWEKFSIYGSDVRSSEFYGLPCSLNEFFPAL; encoded by the exons ATGACTCAAAATGAAGGTGGAGACGGTGGGAATGGAAACAATGCTGGTGGCGGCGGCGGTGATGGTAACAAAAAGTCACAGCCTAAAGATGTAAAACAAGAACAGCAACCAGTAGCACACCCAGCTAAAGAACAATTACCTGGGGTTCAATATTGCATAAATAGTCCTCCACCTTGGC CTGAAGCACTTTTATTGGGGTTCCAGCATTATGTTCTGACTCTTGGCATGACTGTTCTGATTCCAACTATAGTTGTACCTCAAATGGGTGGAAGCAAt GTCGAAAAGGCCAAGGTGATCCAAAGTACATTGTTTGTATCAGGAATAAGCACACTACTTCAATGTTTGTTCGGAACGCGATTGCCGACTGTAGTTGTTGGTTCATACACTTACCTAATACCTATTATGTCAGTTGTTCAAGCCAGCAGATACAATTCATATACAGATCCTTACGAG AGGTTTACTAAGACAATTAGAGGAATACAAGGTGCCATGATTATAAGTGGATGTTTTCAAATGCTTATTGGATTCTTAGGCTTATGGAGAAATGCTGTCAGATTCCTTAGCCCACTTTGTGTTGTCCCTTATGTAACTTTCACTGGACTTGGTCTCTATCATCTTGGTTTTCCTATG CTGGCATCATGTGTTGAAGTTGGGCTTCCAGCACTAATTTTGATGGTTTTCATCTCTCAG TATCTTCATCGTTATATAAGCACCGGGAAGCCTACATTTGACCGATTCGCAGTTCTGTTTTCCATCGCAATTGCTTGGTTATTTGCACAGCTTCTTACTTCAAGCACTGCATATAACAACAAACCAGAAGTCACACAGAATAGTTGTCGCACTGATCGGGCTGGTCTTATTAGTTCTGCTAAATG GGTGTATTTTCCTTTACCCTTCCAATGGGGAAGTCCTACCTTCAACTATGGGGATACTTTTGCTATGTTAActgcttcttttgtttctctttttgaG TCTACCGGTACATTTTATGCTACGGCCAGATATGGAAGTGCAACGCCTGTGCCACCTTCTGTTATCAGCCGCGGAACTGGCTGGCTG GGAGTAGCATCTTTTTTCAATGGCATGTTTGGTTCTGTAACTGGAAGCGCGGCATCGGT GGAAAATGCCGGATTATTGGCATTGACAAAAGTCGGAAGCCGAAGAGTCATCCAAATATCAGCCGgttttatgattttcttttctGTATTCG GAAAATTTGGAGCATTTTTTGCTTCTATACCTTTGCCAATCATGGCAGCATTATACTGCGTATTCTTCGGCTATGTGT CTTCTGCGGGTCTCGGTTTTCTCCAATTTTGTAACCTCAACAGTTTCAGAACCAAATTCATATTAGGCCTCTCGTTCTTCCTCGGCGTTTCTATACCACAATATTTCACAGAATATTATCAAGTAAAACTAGACCATGCAGGTCCTAGATGG CTCAATGATATCATGACTGTAATCTTCGCATCGCACACAATGGTGGCTGCCTTGGTTGCTTTCATTTTGGATCTCACATTGTCGCGTGAAGATGATGCAGCCCGTGTTGACAGTGGTTTGAAATGGTGGGAAAAGTTCAGTATCTACGGATCTGATGTTAGGAGCAGTGAGTTCTATGGTTTACCATGCAGCCTCAATGAGTTTTTTCCAGCTCTTTAA
- the LOC123894277 gene encoding protein SOB FIVE-LIKE 5-like isoform X3 produces the protein MDMSNYSQYNSESESGWTNYLDHSSFSEQHFNRKNGKVDYEATMEEEEEEEEEDLSMVSDASSGPPNYHVEEDYQQPYCVNWNSSTSKKKVKEFGRKSQHSSQSLLDDTASSPVFNYPKKKINFSENGVVENTLDSSPSFSATRTKLLLWLHNLLC, from the exons atggatATGTCAAATTATTCACAATACAATAGTGAAAGTGAATCTGGTTGGACTAATTACTTGGACCATTCATCTTTTTCTGAACAACATTTCAATAGGAAAAATGGAAAAGTTGATTATGAAGCAACAatggaagaagaggaagaagaagaagaagaagatttatCCATGGTTTCTGATGCTTCTTCTGGACCTCCAAACTATCATGTAGAAGAAGATTATCAACAACCTTATTGTGTAAATTGGAATTCTTCAACTTCCAAAAAGAAGGTCAAAGAATTTGGTAGAAAAAGTCAACACTCTTCACAATCACTTCTTGATGATACTGCTAGTTCCCCTGTTTTTAACTATCCTAAG AAGAAAATCAATTTCTCAGAAAATGGAGTAGTGGAAAATACACTTGATTCTTCCCCTTCTTTCTCTGCAACAAGAACAAAG TTATTACTATGGCTACACAATCTACTGTGTTGA
- the LOC123894277 gene encoding protein SOB FIVE-LIKE 5-like isoform X2 gives MDMSNYSQYNSESESGWTNYLDHSSFSEQHFNRKNGKVDYEATMEEEEEEEEEDLSMVSDASSGPPNYHVEEDYQQPYCVNWNSSTSKKKVKEFGRKSQHSSQSLLDDTASSPVFNYPKKINFSENGVVENTLDSSPSFSATRTKRKTKFQKHSSFLEHSRGGKQASQEPGGFDDEERK, from the exons atggatATGTCAAATTATTCACAATACAATAGTGAAAGTGAATCTGGTTGGACTAATTACTTGGACCATTCATCTTTTTCTGAACAACATTTCAATAGGAAAAATGGAAAAGTTGATTATGAAGCAACAatggaagaagaggaagaagaagaagaagaagatttatCCATGGTTTCTGATGCTTCTTCTGGACCTCCAAACTATCATGTAGAAGAAGATTATCAACAACCTTATTGTGTAAATTGGAATTCTTCAACTTCCAAAAAGAAGGTCAAAGAATTTGGTAGAAAAAGTCAACACTCTTCACAATCACTTCTTGATGATACTGCTAGTTCCCCTGTTTTTAACTATCCTAAG AAAATCAATTTCTCAGAAAATGGAGTAGTGGAAAATACACTTGATTCTTCCCCTTCTTTCTCTGCAACAAGAACAAAG AGAAAGACTAAATTCCAGAAGCATTCAAGTTTCTTAGAGCATTCTCGTGGTGGAAAACAAGCTTCACAGGAACCAG GTGGTTTTGATGATGAAGAAAGGAAATGA
- the LOC123894278 gene encoding heptahelical transmembrane protein ADIPOR3-like: MRAPIVVDSLQYIPEIIGKADLNKIREELLKCLPSLPDMPDLHKVKNELSTSLHSLNFSPLSGRNVMELLINCFPEHFSSNYLKDDTIEFVSSSTIQPITRWPFYVFLIGAMFCLLASSTCHLLACHSKRLSYIMLRIDYAGIAALIATSFYPPVYYSFMCNPFFCYIYLGFITLMGVATIVFSLLPFFNKSEFRKYRASLFFLMGFSGVAPIIHKLILYGDEPEALQTTGYEILMGVLYGLGALIYVARIPERWMPGKFDIAGHSHQIFHVFVVAGAYTHYRDGLIYLRWRDLKGC; the protein is encoded by the exons ATGAGAGCTCCAATAGTTGTAGATTCCCTTCAATATATACCTGAAATTATAGGAAAAGCTGATTTGAATAAGATTCGTGAAGAGCTTTTGAAGTGTTTGCCTTCACTTCCCGATATGCCTGATCTTCATAAAGTTAAAAATGAGTTGAGTACATCTCTTCATTCTCTGAACTTCTCCCCGTTATCAGGCCGAAATGTTATGGAACTGCTCATCAATTGCTTTCCCGAGCACTTTTCCTCG AATTATTTGAAAGATGACACAATAGAATTTGTATCTTCTTCAACAATCCAACCAATTACAAGGTGGCCATTTTATGTCTTCTTAATTGGAGCTATGTTCTGTTTATTAGCAAGCAGCACATGCCATCTCCTAGCTTGTCACTCGAAACGACTTTCCTACATTATGCTCAGAATTGATTATGCCGGAATTGCTGCACTAATTGCAACTTCATTTTATCCTCCTGTATATTACTCATTCATGTGCAACCCTTTCTTTTGTTACATCTACTTAGGCTTCATAACATTAATGGGAGTTGCTACTattgttttctctcttctcccATTTTTCAACAAATCCGAGTTTAGAAAGTACCGTGCCTCGCTCTTCTTTTTGATGGGATTTTCGGGCGTGGCACCTATAATACATAAATTGATATTGTATGGGGATGAGCCCGAGGCGCTTCAAACCACGGGATACGAAATACTAATGGGAGTTCTTTATGGTTTGGGAGCTTTAATTTATGTCGCAAGGATACCGGAGAGGTGGATGCCGGGAAAGTTTGATATTGCTGGTCATAGTCACCAAATTTTTCATGTGTTTGTTGTGGCGGGTGCTTACACACATTACCGCGACGGGTTAATTTACCTTAGATGGAGAGATTTGAAAGGTTGTTAA